The genomic segment TACCGCCGCCACGCCGGTGACTGTAAGCCTCAGAAACGCGTCGCCTAAGCAAGATGCAGCAGCGCTGGCGCCCGTGGTCGAGAAGGTCGTTGCGATCGGCCGAGGCGACCCTGATGCGAAGGTAGCACCGACTCTGTCTTGCATGTGGCACGAGCTTCAGGGCACCAATGACTGGCGAGGCCTGGTGGAGCCGCTCCATCCGCTGCTCCTTGCCGAGATCGTGCGGTACGCGGAGCTCGTGGCCGCCTGCTACCAGGCGTTCGACCTGGACCCACGCTCGAAGCGGTACCTCAACTGCAAGCACGGCAAGAAGCAGATGCTGAAGGCGGTCGGCATGGCCAGCGCCGGATACGTGGTCACCAAGTACATCTACGCGGCACCCGACGTGACTCTGCCCATGGGTGTCGGCCGGTCCTGCAGCAAGAGCCGGTGGATCGGGTATGTAGCCGTCGCGACGGACCGGGAGGCAGCTCGTCTCGGCCGGCGCGACATCCTCGTCTCCTTCCGTGGTACGGTGACGGTATCAGAGTGGCTGGCCAATTTCATGAGCGCACTCTCGCCGGCGCGCTTCGACCCGGCCGACCCCCTCCCAGACGTGAGGGTCGAGTCGGGGTTCCTCTCCCTCTACACCTCCGATGATGTCTCCGGCAAGTTCACCACCGGAAGCTGCCGCAACCAGCTTCTGTCCGAGATCTCCCACCTTGTCACCAAGCATATGCACGAAGACCTCAGCATAACCCTCGCCGGCCACAGCATGGGCAGCTCCCTAGCCCTTCTCCTCGGTTACGACCTTGCTGAACTCGGCCTGAACACCAAACCCCATGGTGGCGTCATCCCCATCACTGTCTTCTCCTTCGCTGGCCCGCGGGTTGGCAACCTCGAGTTCAGGAACAGGTGCGTCAAGCTCGGCGTCAAGGTGCTACGTGTAGTGAACGTGAACGACCCGGTGACCAAGATGCCCGGCGTCCTCTTCAACGAGAGCGCTAGGATTCTTGCTGGCCGGTACGAGCTGCCGTGGAGCAAGGCTTGCTACGCGCACGTTGGCATAGAGGTCTCCCTCAATTTCTTCAAGGTCGGCGACATAGCCTGCGTGCACGACCTGGAGGCGTACATAGATCAGCTCCTGAAGTGCGCCAATGACGTCACCATTTCCTCCGATTCGATCGGGGAAGATCAAGAAGGTGTAAGTGGTCGGGTTTCATCTATGTTCGAGTCCTGGAGGTGGCAAATGGCGGCGATACGTGCCGGTGAGTTGATGCAGGCGCTTGGGATTTGATGCGGTTGTGTCGATGGGGCCTTCTATCAACGTCACGGCTGGCCTTTTGGCTATCTGTTGCAATCATGGATGAACTCGCCTATATAATCGCATGACTAATGGGTAGATCAATTGGAGGAGATCGAAGAGTGCTGTTCAAATTAAAAGCTCTTCTATCTGTACAATCTTACATCTACTTCAGTGCATGGAGGATCGGTCGCCGATAAGCTAGGTTTACGCATGCCTTGTATCTGCAGCATATTTTGGCCTTTGTATTTCACGAACCATTTGCAGCAAGCGAGAATAATGGACCATTAATCAATTGCAAGTATTTTAAGTAAAAAGTAAATTTTTTTggatatataaaatataaatagttgagcTAGGCTTATATAACCTTGAATTAAAATGTAACAGTTATTAATCACTAGTTGTTGGAGGTGAATGTGTGAGTCTATTATTTCTGCATGAAAACTGTAGAATTCAACTCAATTCATTGATGCTATAGGTTGATTCAGCCTAACCAATGTAAGGATAGCTACACTTCAGAACGGTTTGTATAGGTTTCTTTATCTATATAAGAATAAGCATACGGCTAACTTAAGTTTAAGAAAGACACATCAGTGAGTTTCTTTAGGGTTTTTCCCAGAACAGAAAAATCTATGAATATTGGATAAAGTTTCTCTGAAGTAATCATACATTAATGTTATTGCGATAATGTTGCAAATCAGCACTCCAGgccttaaatttttatttagaattttatttcaaaaagaaaaattatttaattccaggccttaaatttttatttagaattttatttcaaaaagaaaaattatttaaCTCTGTTCTGTCTTCTACAAATCTAAAATGTCACCTCTCTATTCTGCCACTACCTCATCTATGTcccttttttcattttttatgttTCCCATTCAACCACCACTTAAGTTTGAACTTTAGAAAAAATATGAGGAAACTTGAACACAATAAGGAAATTAAGATACCACAACATCATGGAAAATGAAGGAAagtgtaaaaaaatattagaagaTTCATAAACATTTAGGGAACCTCTGATAGTTTATTAAAGAATTCACATGTGTTGGAGCAAAAAATCGTCTTGTcccagcaaatacggcgagagtttattctaaggaggagactcaagtttggagacgatgtttaagaggaaggaacaccacaaatgtattgatagtagaaaaacggatcgatctgggggagtatcacatcgtggctttgtgtttgtgcatCTCTGTATCCTGTGTGTTGCCCCATTCTCCGAGaccaccatggcctcctatttatagggttgtatgTAGCTTTGCGTACAAGTTATCCCTATGTCCAAAATATCCAGGACCGGACTGAGTTACATTgacttatcctggataactactttttaccctgtgtaaaagataaatatctactatgATAACTATTGTGATGTCTGCACCCTAAGGGGTGAGCCagtagcctaggtatttaacgCCGGttacttccttgcaggcaaaggatgaccgacATTCCCCCTTTTTTGAGGTTTGATGACtcaccccgtagcctttgggaagcctgcctgAGCCCCGGAGACGGGGGCTCTgagggaggcatggctccgggagatggaggcttcgggaggtatggcttcgggagatggaggcttcgggaggcatg from the Phragmites australis chromosome 19, lpPhrAust1.1, whole genome shotgun sequence genome contains:
- the LOC133900205 gene encoding phospholipase A1-Ialpha2, chloroplastic-like, whose protein sequence is MAVAAKLAVVPQSVHLRACASPAASTAATPVTVSLRNASPKQDAAALAPVVEKVVAIGRGDPDAKVAPTLSCMWHELQGTNDWRGLVEPLHPLLLAEIVRYAELVAACYQAFDLDPRSKRYLNCKHGKKQMLKAVGMASAGYVVTKYIYAAPDVTLPMGVGRSCSKSRWIGYVAVATDREAARLGRRDILVSFRGTVTVSEWLANFMSALSPARFDPADPLPDVRVESGFLSLYTSDDVSGKFTTGSCRNQLLSEISHLVTKHMHEDLSITLAGHSMGSSLALLLGYDLAELGLNTKPHGGVIPITVFSFAGPRVGNLEFRNRCVKLGVKVLRVVNVNDPVTKMPGVLFNESARILAGRYELPWSKACYAHVGIEVSLNFFKVGDIACVHDLEAYIDQLLKCANDVTISSDSIGEDQEGVSGRVSSMFESWRWQMAAIRAGELMQALGI